Proteins found in one Primulina eburnea isolate SZY01 chromosome 16, ASM2296580v1, whole genome shotgun sequence genomic segment:
- the LOC140817331 gene encoding serine/arginine-rich splicing factor RSZ22A-like isoform X1, producing MSRVYVGNLDPRVTERELEDEFRVFGVIRSVWVARRPPGYAFVDFDDRRDAQDAIKELDAGKNGWRVELSHNSRGGGGGGGGGGGGGGGGGGHGRSGSDLKCYECGEPGHFARECRMRGGSGRRRSRSPPSRYRRSPSYGRSPRGGRSPRRRSLSPKARSYSRSPIRGRDEVPYANGNGVRAERRRSRS from the exons ATGTCTCGAGTGTATGTTGGAAATTTGGACCCTCGAGTCACTGAGCGCGAGCTTGAGGATGAATTTCGAGTGTTTGGTGTCATCAGAAG CGTGTGGGTTGCAAGGAGACCCCCTGGTTATGCTTTCGTTGATTTTGACGACCGAAGAGATGCACAAGATGCCATCAAGGAACTTGATG CAGGAAAAAATGGCTGGAGAGTTGAGCTTTCACACAACTCCAGAGGTGGTggcggtggtggaggtggtggtggaggtggaggtggtggtggtggcggtCATGGTCGTTCTGGTTCAGATTTGAAATGCTATGAATGTGGTGAGCCTGGCCATTTTGCCCGTGAGTGCCGAATGCGGGGAGGTTCTGGAAGACGTAGGAGTCGCAGCCCTCCTTCTAGATATCGCAGGAGCCCAAGTTATGGTCGAAG TCCTCGTGGCGGTCGTTCACCGAGACGTCGCAGTTTGTCACCCAAGGCTCGCAGCTACAGCAGGTCACCAATTCGTGGACGAGATGAAGTGCCATATGCGAATGG AAATGGCGTCAGGGCCGAAAGACGTAGAAGCAGGAGCTGA
- the LOC140817331 gene encoding serine/arginine-rich splicing factor RSZ22-like isoform X2, whose protein sequence is MSRVYVGNLDPRVTERELEDEFRVFGVIRSVWVARRPPGYAFVDFDDRRDAQDAIKELDGKNGWRVELSHNSRGGGGGGGGGGGGGGGGGGHGRSGSDLKCYECGEPGHFARECRMRGGSGRRRSRSPPSRYRRSPSYGRSPRGGRSPRRRSLSPKARSYSRSPIRGRDEVPYANGNGVRAERRRSRS, encoded by the exons ATGTCTCGAGTGTATGTTGGAAATTTGGACCCTCGAGTCACTGAGCGCGAGCTTGAGGATGAATTTCGAGTGTTTGGTGTCATCAGAAG CGTGTGGGTTGCAAGGAGACCCCCTGGTTATGCTTTCGTTGATTTTGACGACCGAAGAGATGCACAAGATGCCATCAAGGAACTTGATG GAAAAAATGGCTGGAGAGTTGAGCTTTCACACAACTCCAGAGGTGGTggcggtggtggaggtggtggtggaggtggaggtggtggtggtggcggtCATGGTCGTTCTGGTTCAGATTTGAAATGCTATGAATGTGGTGAGCCTGGCCATTTTGCCCGTGAGTGCCGAATGCGGGGAGGTTCTGGAAGACGTAGGAGTCGCAGCCCTCCTTCTAGATATCGCAGGAGCCCAAGTTATGGTCGAAG TCCTCGTGGCGGTCGTTCACCGAGACGTCGCAGTTTGTCACCCAAGGCTCGCAGCTACAGCAGGTCACCAATTCGTGGACGAGATGAAGTGCCATATGCGAATGG AAATGGCGTCAGGGCCGAAAGACGTAGAAGCAGGAGCTGA
- the LOC140817573 gene encoding xyloglucan endotransglucosylase/hydrolase protein 3-like, with amino-acid sequence MDFIIALTIILAVLPMKSNGANNSFDQYYTYLWGTDHFWVDPRGTEVQLKMDKQSGAGFRSKSDFGSGLFHIKLKTPDKKTKGIVTSFYLTSDPDDGKPAGNHFELDFEFWGVDNMLQTNVFDNDGGNREQRFHLWFDPSKDFHTYQIIWNSHQIVFMVDNIPLRVFKNNTAKGLAFPNKSMHVEASIWNAPFAGSPVTWSQAPFIAHYRDFSLDACSAPAGSEDISHCSSQQYFWNKPEYWELSAEQRQQMNRHRKSYMFYDYCASKTTRKPECSLNE; translated from the exons ATGGATTTCATAATTGCATTAACCATTATTCTAGCTGTTCTTCCAATGAAATCAAATGGAgcaaataatagttttgatcaATATTATACATATTTATGGGGTACTGATCATTTCTGGGTTGATCCTCGAGGAACTGAGGTTCAACTTAAGATGGACAAACAATCAG GTGCTGGATTTAGGTCGAAATCAGATTTCGGATCCGGGTTGTTCCATATAAAGCTGAAGACACCAGATAAGAAAACAAAGGGGATTGTTACATCCTTCTAT TTGACTTCGGACCCAGATGATGGTAAACCTGCAGGGAACCATTTCGAGCTCGATTTCGAGTTCTGGGGTGTGGATAACATGTTACAAACTAATGTTTTCGATAACGATGGTGGGAACAGGGAGCAACGCTTCCATCTTTGGTTTGATCCATCCAAAGATTTTCATACTTATCAAATTATTTGGAACTCGCACCAGATAGT ATTCATGGTGGATAACATTCCCCTAAGAGTATTCAAGAACAATACTGCGAAAGGATTGGCATTTCCAAACAAGTCAATGCATGTAGAAGCGAGCATATGGAATGCACCATTCGCCGGATCACCGGTTACATGGAGCCAAGCCCCTTTCATAGCCCATTATCGAGATTTCAGTTTGGATGCATGCTCGGCCCCGGCTGGATCCGAGGATATTTCGCATTGTTCTTCGCAGCAGTATTTTTGGAACAAGCCTGAATATTGGGAGCTAAGTGCAGAACAGAGACAACAAATGAATAGACACAGAAAATCGTATATGTTTTATGACTATTGTGCCAGTAAGACTACTAGGAAGCCTGAATGCTCACTTAATGAGTag